Sequence from the Deinococcus malanensis genome:
GAGGAAATCACCCGGCGCGGGCAGGCTCTGGAAGCGGCCACCAGCCGCCAGAGTGAACTGCGCACCTACCTGACGCTGTTCACGCAGGCACAGGAGGAAGAGCGCCGCCGCATCAGCCGTGAACTGCATGACGACACCGCGCAGGTGCTGACTGCCACCACCCGCCGTGTGGCCCGGTTGTCGCGTGAACTTGAAGGCGAGCAGCGCTCCCGGGCCGACGACATTCTGGGCGACCTGAACGATGCCATCGAGAGCGTGCGGCGGTTTGCGCGCAACCTGCGGCCCAGCGTTCTGGACGACCTGGGGCTGCTGCCGGCACTGGAGTGGCTGGCCACCCAGGCGCAGACCGACACCCGCCTCGAAGTCAGTGGCCCCGAGCGCCGCCTGACGCCCACCGTGGAACTTACTGTTTTCCGGCTGGCCCAGGAGGCCCTGAACAACGTGGACAAGCATGCCGGGGCTCACAGCGCGGCCATCCGGGTGGTATTCAGCGATTCGGGGGTACGGGTGGCCATCACCGACGACGGCCAGGGATTTACCACGGCTCAGGCAGAACAGCGCGCTCAGGACGGGCATCTGGGACTGATCGGCCTGCGGGAACGCGTCGCCCTGGCCGGTGGTCAGCTCGATGTGAAAAGCACTCCCGGGCAGGGCACCACCCTCATCTTTGACCTGCCGGGCTAAGGGCTGGTGCTCCGGGCGACCAGGGCCGAGGGTCAATCAGCGGCCGTAGCGCTCCAGAAAGGCCTCACGGGCCATCCAGGCCATTTTCGGCTTTCCCTCGCTGGGGGTGCGGGCGGTGCCGTACATCAGGCGGATCAGCCGGAATCCCAGGGCATACCAGCGGGCACGCATGGGAGGCAATTCCAGCAGCGTAAAGCCGGACTGCGCCAGGGGTGCATGAAACAACGTGACCGCAAAGACCGCTTGTGCCTGCTGCAGCTGAGGCATGGTCTGCAAAGCCTGCGCCACGTCACGCAGGCTGCGCTGGTAGGCCCGGTAGGCTCCCAGCGCTCCACGGCTGGCCAGCCCCACAATGCGCGGGGAGTGCAGGTGCAGTTCGGCAGTGGGGGTACCTGGAGCCAGGGGCAGCGGAGCCGGAGCGTGGTCGTGTGGCGCGATCCGCATCACGCCATCGGCGCGCTGTATCAGGTCAATGACTCCCGAATTCCGGGTAAAGCGATCCTCGACCAGCCGCTGGTAGGCCAGGAACATCAGGTCATGGCCGCGTGCGCGGCGCAGGCCAGGCAACTGGCGCAGCGGAACCGGCCGGTAGCCCGACTCACGCAGGGCGGTCAGGCGGTCGGCCAGATCAGAGGGCCGGAGTTCCACCGTCTGCCCCGGTTCCGGCTGGGGGGCGGGGTGGGGCAGGGGAGAGACCCCCTGCTTCGCCAGCGATCTCAGGGCAGACCAGGGAAGGTCGCGGGCGTCCCAGACCGTCACCCGCTGGGCCGCCACGGCTTCCAGCAGCGCTAGCCTGGCCGGATCACCCTGCCCGGCCAGTTCGTGCCCGGCGTGGGTGGCCGTTCTCAGCATGGCAGGTGCATGCTGAGCCAGCCCGGCAGGGACCACCAGGGTCGCCTGCACGTCATGACCAGCCAGGGTATCCAGGCTCAGACGCAATCCGGCTGCGCTCGTCACCGGGATCAGCACGGCCACCTCCGGCCCACCGCCCCGACCCCCGGCCCAGGCACCGAAGGCTCCGGCGCGCAGCAGCGCCTCTCGTACATTCAGGCCCCCCCTGGCGTCGTTCATGGCCTGGACTGTAGCGCAGGATTCCGGGGTGGCCAGGCCGGGGCCAATAGTGTGGGGGGGGAGGTCAGCTTTGTGGGCCCCATCTCATGTTTCGCGTCGTATTCTCCTGGGTAGTGATGCTTCAGGGTTTCTTAAACTTTCTCGGTTCAGGCGCGTCACACAGGTGCCTCGCATGAAGCCGTTGCGCATCGGCCTGTTTACGGACACCTTTCTGCCTGACCAGAACGGCATCGTGACCAGTGTCGGGCTGCTGAGCGATGAACTACGCGCTCAGGGCCACGATGTCGAGATTGTCGCTCCGGACTTTCCTGAGCATGTCGAAGTGCGCCCTGACGTTTACCGGGTGCCCAGCGTCAAGTATGTCTTTTTGCCCACCTACCGGCTGGCCTGGCCGACCCGCAAGGACTTCGAGCGTCATTACGACATCGTGCACACGCACACGCCGCTGACGCTGGGGCTGGCCGGGGCGCGCCTGGCCCGCAAGTGGAAGGTGCCGCACGTCGCGACGTATCACACCCATATCGAGGCCTATACCCATTACGTTCCGGGTTTCACCACCATGCAGCGGCACACTGGCGCGGTGACCCGGACTGCCGGTCTGTATTACGGCCGTGCCGACGCTGTCATTACCCCAACGGCCGGGATGTTCGACGTGCTGCGGCGCATGAATGCCCGCAATCCGGTGGTGATCCCGACCAGTATTGAACCGCGTGTGCTGCGTACGGCGCCGCCCGTCGCCAGCCCCTGGCCGGAGGGTCGCCGCCGGCTGCTGACGGTAGGGCGCCTGGCGCGCGAGAAACGCTTTGACCATGTGCTCGACACCCTGCCGGCCCTGCCTGAAGCGCATCTGGTGATCCTGGGCGAGGGCCCAGAGCGTGAACATCTGGAACTGCATGCCCGGCGCCTGGGTGTAGAAGACCGCGTGACGTTTCTGGGCGTCAAGCCCTGGACCGAGATCGGGGCGTATTACCGCCTGGCCGAGCTGTTCCTGTTCGCCAGCGATACCGAGACCCAGGGGCTGGTGCTGCAGGAGGCCCAGCTGATGGGGGTGCCGGTGGTGGCCGTGGGTGCGCGCGGAACCCTGAGCGGGGTGGCCCATGAACGCAGCGGCTATCTGGTGCCTCCAGGCGACGTCAACCGGCTGATCCGCCATGCCCGCGCGGTGCTCGACGACCCTCAGCTGTGGGCCCGGCTGTCTGCAGGGGCGCGTGCGTTCGGGGCGACCACCACGCCGGCCGGCGTGGCCCGGCAGGTGCTGGAGGTTTACGCCCAGGTGCTGGGCATGCCCAGCGTGGTCACTTTTCCGGAGGCGGCGCCCGGTCATCCCCGAAATACCCTCGTGTATGACCAGTGACGTTGCGTATGTGACGCCACAGAAACGGAGCCAGCCCGCCTTCGAGCCGGCGCCCACTGGTCTCGACCAGGGCCCCGCGCACGTACGCTACTTTGCCCAGACGGTCGAGTTCCTGCCCCAGGATCACGTCCTCGTAGGCCTCCACCAGCGGATAGCCGCCGGCCAGCAGGGCTGCTTCACGCGAGTAAGCCATGTTGCCGCCGGCCAGATTGGGTTTGCCCAGCATCCGGCAGGTGTGCAGAAACGCGCTGTAACTTCCGCGCGACAGCCTCACCATGGCTGGCGAGACGCCACAGAACTGCATGGGGCCGTAGAGGGCCACGCGGCCTGGAGCGGCCTGATCGAACCTCTGCAACCACTCCGGAATGGGCAGCGAATCGGCATCGGTCGTGGCCACCCATTCACTCCGGGCCTCCACCAGACCCAGCTGCCGTGCGCGGGCCACCCCACGCTCCGGACAGCACAGGACCCGTGCTCCCCAGGCGCGGGCCACCTGTACGGTGTCGTCGGTGCTGCCATTGTCCACCACGATCACTTCGGCCGGAGCTCTGAGCTGCCGTTCCAGCGCCCGCAGCGTCTGGGGCAGGTACTTCGCCTCATTGCGGGCGGGAATCACAACCGAAAATTCGGGCACCCGCACAGGCTAGCAGGACTTTACGCAGTTTCCCCGGCATGGCTGCGTCACAATAGGGTTTCATGAGCCGCCGACCTCTGCGTGAACTTCTGCCTCTGCGTCCCGGCACCGCCGCTGGCGTTCTGGCGGCCGGGCTGACGCTGGCGTGCGCGGAATTCGTCCGGAGTGGTCTGTACGGTGCTTACCTGACCCAGGTGATCGACACGAAATTTCATCTGCCGGTGGCGGTGGCTGGAGCTGCATGGACCTCGCACATGGTGGCCGATACCCTGATGCGCGGCCCGGCTGGAGGGCTGATCCAGCGCTTCGGTCCCAGGCGTGTGGCGCTTGCAGGCGCTGCTGTCAGCCTGCTGGCCCTGAGCCTGCTGCCGCTGGCCCACAGCGCCTGGATGCTGCTGCTGGTCGCTGCAATCCATGGCATTGGCTTCTCGCCTATGTGGCCAGCTGCCATGAACCTCACAGCCGACGCGGCACGCCCCGGCTACGAAGGCCGGGTGCTGACGGTGGTCAGCACTTCGGTGATGCCGCTCACTGGCCTGGGCTTCATGGTGTATGGGGCGCTGGCCCACCGTCCGGACGTGTGGGCCATCACCATAGCCCTGGTCATGCTGAGCCTGAGCCTGCTGCTTTCGCTGCTGCTGCCCGCCCGCCGTCACATCGAGGCTGCGGCCGAAGGCGGCGAGCGCAGGAGCAGCCCCCGGGCGCTGCTGCCAGCCCTGTTGCCACTCCTGCCAGCCGCCCTGATGCAGACGCTGACGCAGGCCCTGATCGGCAACTGGCTGTTTCGCATGGCGCCCAAATTTGGCCTGGAATACTGGGATCTGGTCGCCCTTCTGGTGGTTGGCGGTGCGGTGGCCTTCGGCAGCATGCCGTTTACCGGCCGCATAGCCGACCGTGGCCGGGCCCGTCTGGCGGTGACTGTTGGCTATGCCCTGGTTGCGCTGGGGCTGGCAGGCTTCGCATTCATGCCCCCGGTGTGGACCCTGTTTCTCCTCGCGGCCTGTACAGGCCTGGGCTACGCGTTCCTGACTCCCGGCTGGGCAGCCCTGGTAGCCCAGACCCTGCCCGAGGCCCAGCGTCCCGCTGCCTGGGGTGTCCTCATGACTGTAGAGAATGGGGGCTTCGCGGCCGGACCACTGCTGGGTGGTCTGGCGCTGCAGCAGGCCGGGGTCCGTGGCCCGTTTGCCCTGGGTGCAGTCCTGGCCTTGATAACGTCACTGGGCTACGTGCTGTTCCGGCGGCACTTCCAGTCACGCCCCCCAGGAGTCGAAACGCCTGTCAAGGCGGGAGGCGCCGATTAGGTCGGCAAGCAGGGTGAGCGCCAGAAGAGGATCTCAGTGCTTCCAGAACTCGGCTGCCTCGCTGGCTGGGCTGGTTCTGGTGTCGGTGGCTGCTGCTGAGGTTCTGGGACGAGCGGCGGGCTGGGGGGCCATGGGCCCGGGGAAGCCCAATGGCCACCTTGTCGCGGTGACCTTCGATGACGGCCCTGGTCCGCGCACTGCGGAGTTGCTGACTGTCCTGGCGCGGCACGGCGCACGCGCTACGTTCTTCGTGACTGCGCCAGCCGTACAGACCCACGCGGCGCAGCTCCAAGCGCTACGCAGTGCCGGGCATCAGTTCGAAGCGCATGGCCGCTGGCACATCCACGCCCTGCTGCTGCCTCCCTGGCGGGAATGGAGGCAGGTGCGCTGGCATCCCCGTACACAGGAGCCTGGGCCGCACTTCTACCGCCCCCCATACGGAGGGCATAGCCCCTGGACGCGGCTGTTTGCGCGCCTTCAGGGCCGGCAGATCGCGCTGTGGGATGTCGAGGGACGGGACTGGACCAGCGGCGACGCTGCTGGGCTTGCCGGGCAGGCTCTGGCGCGTGTGCGCCCTGGCAGCGTGATTCTGTTGCATGACGGTCCCGCCGTCACACCAGAGCTTCTTGACCACCTGCTGGAGGGGCTGGCGGCGCGGGGTCTTCAGGCCGTGACCATGAATGAGCTGCCCCCCCAGCGCATCGGCCTGCGCGCAGGTGTCCGGCGGCTCCTGAGCAGCTACGGGCACTGACTGGAAAGCCCCGCCACAGCGGATGGGGCAAGGGAAAGGATCAGGTTCAAAGGAATGCGGCTTACTTGCTCACGCGCTGCCGGCCGGTCAGGGCCCGGCCCAGCGTGACCTCATCGGCGTATTCCAGGGCTCCGCCTACCGGCAGACCATAGGCGATGCGGCTGACAACGGCACCCAGAGGCTCCAGCAGACGCTGCAGGTACAGCGCAGTCGCGTCACCCTCAACAGTCGTGCCGGTGGCCAGAATAATCTCCTGGCCCTCCTGAACCCGGGGCAGCAGCGGCTTGATGTGAAGCTTTTCGGGGCCGACTCCGTTCATGGGGCTCAACACCCCGTGCAACACGTGGTACAGCCCCCGGTACTCGCCGCTGCGCTCGATGGCAATCACGTCGCCGGGTTCCTCGACCACGCAGATCAGATTCTGGTCGCGGCTGGGGTCGCTGCAGACATCACAGCGCTCGGCGTCGGTGATGTTGAAACAGATCGGACAGGTGTGCAGGTCGCGCTTGGCCGCGAGAAGCGCACCGGCCAGCCGCTCGATGTCCTCGCGGGGCTGCTCGAACAGGTGAAAGGCCAGCCGCTGCGCACTTTTGGGCCCGATCCCGGGTAAGCGCGAGAGCTCCCGGATCAGCGACACGAGGGAAGGAGGGTATTTCACGTTTTGCCCTGTTCAGCGCGGCGCGGCATCAGAATCCGGGGATACCCAGGCCACGTGTGGCTTCCTGCTGAAGCGCATCGGCCTTGGCACCCGCGTCCTGCAGAGCCACCAGAATCAGATCCTCCAGCGCTTCGACGTCATCGGCGTCCACGGCCTCAGGCTTGATCTTCAGGCCCTGCACCTTGCCGTGCCCGTTCATGGTGACGGTGACCAGTCCGCTGGCCGAGCCTTCCACCGTCTGCGCAGCCAGGTTCTCCTGGATCCGGTTGGCAGCCACCTGGGCCTGCTGCATCTGCTTCATCAGCTTCTTCATGTCCATGACCCGCAGTTTAGCGGGCAGGCACGGGCAAGAAGGTGCCGGTCAGAAGGGTGACAGGCTCAGAGCGCCGCGCTGCGGGCGTTCTTGGCTTTGCGGTACAGCTGTGCCGGGCGACCTACGCCGGTCCGGCGCTCTCCGCTGGGCGTCAGGACCCCCTGGGCCAGCAGGCGTTTGCGAAAATTCCGCTTGTCGAGCTTGCGGTTCAGGATCGCTTCGTGAACGCCCTGCAGTTCGGGAAGGGTAAAGGTCTCCGGCAGGAATTCAAGCGCCAGATTGGCGTATTCCAGGCGCAGCTGCAGCCGGGCCAGGGCGCGGTCGAGAATGCTCTGGTGGTCAAAGGCCAGGGCAGGCGGCTGGTGCGCACTGAACCACTCGGCGCCCAGCGTATGTCCGCCGCCCGACACCTCTACCGTTCCGTGAGGCAACACCGCGAGATGCGCGACGCTCACAATGCGGCCGCGTGGGTCCCGGCCCACCTCCCCGAAGGTGTGGAACTGTTCCAGGTGACGGGGTTCGAGTTCCACGGTCGTCTCGGTCCGCAGTACCCGCAGGGCAGCCTCGTGCAATTCCTCACCAGACAGCACCAGCCCGCCCGGCAACGCCCAGTCCCGCGCGTGTGGCAATTCGCCGCGCTGGACAAGCAGCACCCGCAGAACGCCGTCGTGCATGGCAAAGGCCGCCACGTCCACCGCCAGACCTACAGGCATGGCCGGCACAGCCGAAGTGGCAGGAGGCGTCATATCAGGATGCTAGGGTTTGTGTCCACAGGACGTCAAGGATTAAGTGTCGCCCACGACCCGGCTTGCCTAGCGCTATCGCGCGCTTGAGGGCGCGGTTTGCGTTGCCGCTAGGCCTGTCTGCTGGGCGCGGGCCACCGCGACGTGGGCACGCAGCAGTTCGGCCACGCTCCAGGCCTGAAACGGGCACCCGCCAGGAGTGAGGCTCTGCCCGCTGAACACCTCCGAGACATGGCCCAGTCCAGCCTCCCACACGTGCCCCTGCAGGCCCCGCAGGGTGTCCCGTGCGCCTGCAAGGTCCCCGCGCGACAGCAGCAGATCGACGTAGGAAGCCAGCGGCCAGGGCCAGACGGTGCCCTGGTGGTAGGCCGCGTCACGTTGAACCTGCGTCCCGCCGTAATCGCCGCGGTACCGGGCGTCCAGGGGTGAAAGGGTGTGGAGCCCCAGGGGCGTGAGCAGTTCTCTCCGGATTAGTCCGGCCGCAGCGCTGATC
This genomic interval carries:
- the recR gene encoding recombination mediator RecR — protein: MKYPPSLVSLIRELSRLPGIGPKSAQRLAFHLFEQPREDIERLAGALLAAKRDLHTCPICFNITDAERCDVCSDPSRDQNLICVVEEPGDVIAIERSGEYRGLYHVLHGVLSPMNGVGPEKLHIKPLLPRVQEGQEIILATGTTVEGDATALYLQRLLEPLGAVVSRIAYGLPVGGALEYADEVTLGRALTGRQRVSK
- a CDS encoding YbaB/EbfC family nucleoid-associated protein, with product MDMKKLMKQMQQAQVAANRIQENLAAQTVEGSASGLVTVTMNGHGKVQGLKIKPEAVDADDVEALEDLILVALQDAGAKADALQQEATRGLGIPGF
- a CDS encoding YkoP family protein; amino-acid sequence: MNDARGGLNVREALLRAGAFGAWAGGRGGGPEVAVLIPVTSAAGLRLSLDTLAGHDVQATLVVPAGLAQHAPAMLRTATHAGHELAGQGDPARLALLEAVAAQRVTVWDARDLPWSALRSLAKQGVSPLPHPAPQPEPGQTVELRPSDLADRLTALRESGYRPVPLRQLPGLRRARGHDLMFLAYQRLVEDRFTRNSGVIDLIQRADGVMRIAPHDHAPAPLPLAPGTPTAELHLHSPRIVGLASRGALGAYRAYQRSLRDVAQALQTMPQLQQAQAVFAVTLFHAPLAQSGFTLLELPPMRARWYALGFRLIRLMYGTARTPSEGKPKMAWMAREAFLERYGR
- a CDS encoding MFS transporter — translated: MSRRPLRELLPLRPGTAAGVLAAGLTLACAEFVRSGLYGAYLTQVIDTKFHLPVAVAGAAWTSHMVADTLMRGPAGGLIQRFGPRRVALAGAAVSLLALSLLPLAHSAWMLLLVAAIHGIGFSPMWPAAMNLTADAARPGYEGRVLTVVSTSVMPLTGLGFMVYGALAHRPDVWAITIALVMLSLSLLLSLLLPARRHIEAAAEGGERRSSPRALLPALLPLLPAALMQTLTQALIGNWLFRMAPKFGLEYWDLVALLVVGGAVAFGSMPFTGRIADRGRARLAVTVGYALVALGLAGFAFMPPVWTLFLLAACTGLGYAFLTPGWAALVAQTLPEAQRPAAWGVLMTVENGGFAAGPLLGGLALQQAGVRGPFALGAVLALITSLGYVLFRRHFQSRPPGVETPVKAGGAD
- a CDS encoding polysaccharide deacetylase family protein, encoding MSVAAAEVLGRAAGWGAMGPGKPNGHLVAVTFDDGPGPRTAELLTVLARHGARATFFVTAPAVQTHAAQLQALRSAGHQFEAHGRWHIHALLLPPWREWRQVRWHPRTQEPGPHFYRPPYGGHSPWTRLFARLQGRQIALWDVEGRDWTSGDAAGLAGQALARVRPGSVILLHDGPAVTPELLDHLLEGLAARGLQAVTMNELPPQRIGLRAGVRRLLSSYGH
- a CDS encoding NUDIX hydrolase, yielding MTPPATSAVPAMPVGLAVDVAAFAMHDGVLRVLLVQRGELPHARDWALPGGLVLSGEELHEAALRVLRTETTVELEPRHLEQFHTFGEVGRDPRGRIVSVAHLAVLPHGTVEVSGGGHTLGAEWFSAHQPPALAFDHQSILDRALARLQLRLEYANLALEFLPETFTLPELQGVHEAILNRKLDKRNFRKRLLAQGVLTPSGERRTGVGRPAQLYRKAKNARSAAL
- a CDS encoding glycosyltransferase, whose amino-acid sequence is MKPLRIGLFTDTFLPDQNGIVTSVGLLSDELRAQGHDVEIVAPDFPEHVEVRPDVYRVPSVKYVFLPTYRLAWPTRKDFERHYDIVHTHTPLTLGLAGARLARKWKVPHVATYHTHIEAYTHYVPGFTTMQRHTGAVTRTAGLYYGRADAVITPTAGMFDVLRRMNARNPVVIPTSIEPRVLRTAPPVASPWPEGRRRLLTVGRLAREKRFDHVLDTLPALPEAHLVILGEGPEREHLELHARRLGVEDRVTFLGVKPWTEIGAYYRLAELFLFASDTETQGLVLQEAQLMGVPVVAVGARGTLSGVAHERSGYLVPPGDVNRLIRHARAVLDDPQLWARLSAGARAFGATTTPAGVARQVLEVYAQVLGMPSVVTFPEAAPGHPRNTLVYDQ
- a CDS encoding glycosyltransferase is translated as MPEFSVVIPARNEAKYLPQTLRALERQLRAPAEVIVVDNGSTDDTVQVARAWGARVLCCPERGVARARQLGLVEARSEWVATTDADSLPIPEWLQRFDQAAPGRVALYGPMQFCGVSPAMVRLSRGSYSAFLHTCRMLGKPNLAGGNMAYSREAALLAGGYPLVEAYEDVILGQELDRLGKVAYVRGALVETSGRRLEGGLAPFLWRHIRNVTGHTRGYFGDDRAPPPEK